In Candidatus Falkowbacteria bacterium, a genomic segment contains:
- a CDS encoding IPT/TIG domain-containing protein, giving the protein MILNKTTSTKIFLATVLVVGLWFAKAPVVKAQVDLGLNFAGQIGLSDQDPRVTVAKVIRIGLGFLGIIAVCLLLYAGFLWMNSGGNEEKIATAKKLLINATIGLAIILSAFGIASFIITRLLSATGGSGGGGGGGVCNPSCIAGEVCCSGVCVFGTSCSIFGSTPFTVRNTIPVNRMTNLPRNTVITYKFNEPIRAASVTDATFTVQDTTNTPIPGTRTINGKYIEFVPDALCPPPHATLHCLPSTTNISVKAVNGNIISNSGKNLDCTGAPCSISFTTGNYVDIDKPRINIVSEQVCVAPNNTLSGSAIDDYGLRLMDFYVEGSLVRSELNEPPPLSPFNASAIWNGEAFTVGQNIELKATVYDFASNQASAQKRVRVSAGHCCNGRQDGDEEATDCGGSCLACNGQACAMDRNDPDGQCSDELCSSNSCSATGSTQLSCEDAGFDPGTSSCCLCQSKPRIDSITPLGGFCSNDFDISCTVETVNDDCGEGNFCDVGTPNGSAGNFITISGSGFGTDRGKVFFTGSDDTEVQAVLADDTILGNTRCDTNVWTNKQIIAVVPAGAIDGGITVESASQTRDRSDDLYGPMINLFKKNSIDRPGLCEIDPDLGKQGDVINYFGVKLNLSEAYFGNLLSHVAATDSTFIEPKRGTAKVPNLQTGKTTTYVLESGVYSNFLDFTKKAEPFVGPEIGSIEPARGPIGQYVTIRGSGFGSSKGNSKIRFGDVTGPEADYDFPQVCAESVWSDRQIIVKVPNPIPLGDYVITLEKAGSAPVNSGTQTFEVTAGSPNPGVCRIDPSLGQKNSTVTFWGEYFKTKDRNSAVRFYNNQVQSEDNITFWEIDRSGTWKVVTTVPQNANSGPVRIEAGSPTQVSNSLNFSVGLCTRNEDCGGTETCCAAGLPEAGRCKANASECYGSVATSVYEWQFSTGYATLSCGTGQVQCGSICCAGGGCDELEPNKCALCRVAGQHRCGDGKCCTNPCIPDNNGNTTCVASCS; this is encoded by the coding sequence ATGATCTTGAATAAAACTACATCAACCAAGATTTTTCTGGCTACTGTATTAGTAGTTGGTCTTTGGTTTGCAAAAGCCCCGGTTGTTAAAGCGCAAGTAGATCTTGGACTAAATTTTGCAGGTCAAATTGGTCTGTCGGATCAAGACCCACGAGTTACTGTCGCTAAAGTAATTCGAATTGGTCTTGGGTTTCTAGGAATTATTGCTGTTTGTTTGTTGCTTTATGCTGGTTTCCTTTGGATGAATTCAGGTGGCAATGAAGAGAAAATCGCTACAGCCAAAAAACTTCTTATTAATGCCACTATTGGTTTAGCTATTATTTTATCAGCTTTTGGTATTGCGAGTTTTATAATAACTCGACTCTTAAGCGCAACCGGTGGTAGTGGAGGCGGAGGCGGCGGGGGAGTTTGTAACCCTTCTTGTATTGCTGGTGAAGTTTGTTGTAGTGGTGTTTGTGTTTTCGGAACTTCATGTAGTATTTTTGGTAGCACACCTTTTACGGTAAGGAATACGATCCCGGTTAATCGGATGACTAACTTGCCTCGTAATACAGTTATTACTTATAAATTTAACGAGCCAATTCGCGCTGCCTCGGTTACTGATGCAACTTTTACCGTTCAAGATACGACGAATACACCAATTCCTGGTACTCGAACTATTAATGGTAAATATATTGAATTTGTACCTGATGCTCTTTGTCCTCCACCACATGCAACTTTGCATTGTTTGCCATCGACGACCAATATTTCTGTTAAAGCTGTTAATGGAAATATTATAAGTAATAGTGGTAAAAATCTAGATTGTACGGGAGCGCCTTGTTCCATTTCATTTACCACTGGAAATTATGTAGATATAGATAAGCCACGTATTAATATCGTAAGTGAGCAAGTGTGTGTCGCCCCAAATAATACTTTAAGTGGCAGTGCGATTGATGATTATGGGCTTCGATTAATGGATTTTTATGTTGAAGGCTCATTGGTTAGAAGTGAATTAAATGAACCTCCGCCTTTATCTCCGTTTAATGCTTCAGCAATTTGGAATGGCGAAGCTTTTACCGTTGGTCAAAATATTGAATTAAAAGCAACTGTTTATGACTTTGCTTCAAACCAAGCTTCTGCTCAAAAACGGGTTCGTGTCTCAGCTGGTCATTGTTGTAATGGAAGACAGGATGGTGACGAGGAAGCTACTGACTGCGGTGGAAGTTGTTTAGCTTGTAATGGACAAGCTTGTGCGATGGATAGAAATGATCCTGATGGACAATGTAGTGATGAACTCTGCTCTTCAAATTCCTGCTCTGCTACGGGATCGACACAACTGTCTTGTGAAGATGCTGGCTTTGATCCGGGAACTTCAAGTTGTTGCTTATGTCAAAGTAAGCCAAGAATAGATTCAATTACTCCTTTAGGTGGCTTTTGCTCAAATGATTTTGATATTTCCTGTACCGTTGAGACTGTAAATGATGATTGTGGTGAGGGAAATTTCTGTGATGTTGGAACACCAAATGGAAGTGCAGGTAATTTTATTACTATTTCCGGAAGCGGATTTGGGACAGATCGCGGTAAAGTATTTTTTACTGGTAGCGATGATACTGAAGTTCAAGCTGTTTTAGCTGATGACACCATTCTTGGAAATACTCGGTGTGATACCAATGTTTGGACAAACAAACAAATTATTGCCGTTGTCCCCGCTGGTGCCATTGACGGCGGGATCACCGTTGAGTCTGCGAGTCAGACCCGAGATCGAAGTGATGACTTGTATGGACCTATGATTAATCTTTTCAAGAAAAACTCCATTGATCGACCAGGTTTGTGTGAGATTGATCCAGATTTGGGAAAGCAAGGCGATGTAATTAATTATTTCGGTGTAAAGTTGAATTTATCAGAAGCTTATTTTGGAAACCTTCTATCACATGTTGCAGCCACTGATTCAACTTTCATTGAACCAAAAAGAGGAACCGCTAAGGTGCCAAATTTGCAAACTGGAAAAACAACGACGTATGTATTAGAATCCGGAGTATATAGTAACTTTTTAGATTTTACAAAAAAAGCTGAACCATTTGTTGGTCCTGAAATTGGTTCAATTGAGCCAGCCCGAGGACCAATTGGTCAGTATGTAACAATTCGTGGTTCTGGTTTTGGTTCATCAAAAGGAAATAGTAAAATTCGGTTTGGTGATGTTACGGGACCAGAAGCGGACTATGATTTTCCTCAAGTCTGTGCCGAGAGTGTTTGGTCAGATAGACAAATAATTGTAAAAGTCCCAAACCCAATTCCTCTTGGGGATTATGTAATTACCTTAGAAAAAGCTGGCTCTGCGCCAGTAAATAGTGGAACGCAAACATTTGAAGTAACTGCCGGATCACCTAATCCTGGTGTTTGTCGAATTGACCCTTCACTTGGTCAGAAAAATAGCACAGTTACTTTTTGGGGAGAATATTTTAAAACAAAGGATAGAAACAGTGCTGTGAGATTTTATAATAATCAAGTTCAAAGTGAAGATAACATAACATTTTGGGAGATTGATCGATCTGGCACTTGGAAAGTAGTAACCACTGTACCGCAAAACGCAAATTCTGGTCCTGTTCGTATTGAAGCAGGCTCACCTACACAAGTAAGTAATAGTTTAAATTTTTCTGTTGGTCTTTGTACAAGAAATGAAGACTGCGGTGGAACAGAAACTTGCTGTGCTGCTGGTTTGCCAGAAGCTGGAAGATGTAAAGCTAATGCTTCTGAATGTTATGGGTCAGTAGCCACCAGCGTGTATGAATGGCAGTTCTCTACCGGTTATGCAACTTTGTCTTGTGGCACTGGTCAAGTACAATGTGGTTCGATCTGCTGTGCTGGTGGTGGTTGTGATGAACTTGAGCCAAATAAATGTGCCTTATGTCGTGTCGCTGGTCAACATAGATGTGGAGATGGTAAATGTTGTACCAACCCTTGTATTCCTGATAATAATGGCAATACCACTTGTGTAGCCTCATGTTCCTGA
- a CDS encoding Ig-like domain-containing protein, whose translation MSTSKKRWLLFLLSLFLIVGLVPDVLAQGNNVDPNLLWGTNYSQSRFQSIVGLGEQDPRVTIAKVIRLLLGFLGIIAVTIIIYAGFIWMTSGGNEEKISKAKALLKNGVIGLIIILASFGIVAFIIRQLIGATTGGGGGGGGGGSGGGISGIGNGIIKSVYPEPFQRDVPRNTTIIVTFREAMKAATICDRVVTSGDLEICEPLVAKIIPRSVKIFKSSELNGPFVEDVTVTSVDNKTFIFKPAGPRYLGEGNNDTNYTVNLTVDIKRANGTRAFTSLDGFRWTFTVKDDVLDLRSPKILEINNGGIFPLPDDDADTLSSTTPAIAAEGRIIVNEKPSVYRAASAAITRLSPPSTPLKARVEGTNRCADGTVTISLVDEGGILKASVDYGQEEIVDPPNPLPIINNYFDLSSCNLRVILEPEYSAGHSWKVETRSRIKADTLTIGSKIYTFVASNPNVNQIAVGLNNVATATSIKNSINSIDSSHPEVTATSDGNVVTFKAKVAGTAGNLLGLSASNQLALNVTAFSGGADLTNIYTINGKKDHPMNTVIQINFNEAINPLTISGSSTDVADKLRIINAATGALPNGGSCTEDKNCLSYKCSNRLCVGDQLAGTFLVSNQYKTAEFISDFKCGVNGCGESIYCLPKNSHLKVQVEAASLTPCASNTDCIMPGYTSCISNVCQNAENKNSPVASALNGIVDASNNSLDGNRNDNPQGKASTWNENLSIEDNDNRGDNYEWSFWISERLDLTTPEIIPVDGLDVVNNQRGVGVSTAISIIFSKLMLSSSLSTGSVNINNGIETINHHLINLWSMASDPIGYWIQKENRDIDPLDGVPDQTKAILYHGTFNDSTLYRAQVGSGVKDIYQNCYKPSAGPTCTPNSSNPSCCRNSGGVLYPTSTLNPRGNCYDLE comes from the coding sequence ATGTCAACTTCAAAAAAACGCTGGCTCCTTTTTCTTCTATCCCTCTTCTTAATTGTAGGGTTGGTTCCTGATGTTTTGGCTCAAGGAAATAATGTTGATCCAAATCTTCTTTGGGGAACAAATTATAGCCAATCCAGATTTCAAAGTATTGTTGGTCTTGGTGAGCAAGATCCACGTGTAACTATTGCCAAAGTAATTCGATTACTTCTGGGTTTTCTTGGCATCATTGCTGTTACTATAATAATATACGCAGGCTTTATCTGGATGACCTCTGGAGGCAATGAAGAGAAAATTAGTAAGGCTAAAGCTTTATTGAAAAATGGAGTTATTGGCCTTATTATCATTTTAGCATCATTTGGTATTGTTGCCTTTATTATACGTCAACTCATTGGCGCAACCACCGGTGGCGGTGGCGGTGGCGGTGGTGGGGGATCTGGGGGTGGTATTAGTGGTATTGGCAATGGAATAATTAAGAGCGTATATCCAGAACCTTTTCAAAGAGATGTTCCTCGTAACACTACAATAATTGTGACTTTTAGAGAAGCTATGAAAGCTGCAACTATTTGTGATAGAGTGGTTACTTCTGGTGATTTGGAAATTTGCGAACCGCTGGTTGCTAAAATTATTCCACGTAGTGTTAAAATTTTTAAGTCTTCTGAATTGAATGGTCCGTTTGTTGAAGATGTCACTGTTACTTCAGTTGATAATAAAACTTTTATTTTTAAACCAGCTGGTCCAAGGTACTTAGGTGAAGGGAATAATGATACTAACTACACAGTAAACTTAACAGTTGACATAAAAAGAGCTAATGGCACTCGAGCCTTTACGTCTCTTGATGGTTTTCGTTGGACATTTACAGTCAAGGATGATGTTCTAGATTTACGTTCTCCAAAAATACTTGAGATTAATAATGGAGGAATTTTCCCTCTACCTGATGATGATGCTGATACACTCTCTAGTACCACGCCTGCAATTGCTGCTGAAGGAAGAATTATTGTTAACGAAAAGCCCTCTGTCTATCGAGCGGCCTCAGCTGCTATTACAAGATTATCACCTCCAAGTACACCTCTTAAAGCCCGGGTTGAAGGCACTAACCGATGCGCTGATGGAACAGTCACAATTAGTTTGGTTGATGAAGGTGGAATTTTAAAAGCTAGTGTAGATTATGGCCAGGAAGAAATTGTCGATCCTCCTAATCCTTTGCCCATTATTAATAATTATTTTGATTTATCTTCATGTAATTTACGTGTAATTCTAGAACCTGAGTATTCTGCGGGTCATAGCTGGAAAGTTGAAACACGTTCAAGAATAAAGGCGGATACATTAACAATTGGTAGTAAAATATACACATTTGTTGCTTCAAATCCAAACGTTAATCAAATCGCTGTTGGCTTAAATAATGTAGCGACTGCTACTTCAATTAAAAATTCAATTAATTCAATTGATAGTTCTCATCCTGAAGTAACTGCTACCTCAGATGGAAATGTTGTAACCTTCAAAGCAAAAGTAGCTGGCACAGCAGGCAATCTTTTAGGTCTTTCAGCATCTAATCAATTAGCTTTAAACGTCACGGCATTTAGTGGTGGCGCAGATTTAACAAATATTTATACGATTAATGGTAAAAAAGATCATCCAATGAATACTGTTATTCAAATTAATTTTAATGAAGCAATTAATCCTTTGACAATTAGTGGTTCAAGTACAGATGTCGCTGACAAGTTACGAATTATTAATGCGGCTACCGGAGCTCTGCCAAATGGAGGCAGTTGTACAGAAGATAAAAATTGTCTTTCATATAAATGTAGTAATAGACTATGTGTTGGTGATCAACTGGCTGGAACGTTTTTAGTCTCAAATCAATATAAAACAGCTGAATTTATTTCTGATTTTAAATGTGGTGTCAACGGTTGTGGTGAAAGTATCTACTGTTTACCAAAAAATAGCCACTTAAAAGTTCAAGTTGAGGCAGCTTCTTTGACTCCTTGTGCTTCTAATACAGATTGTATAATGCCTGGCTATACTTCTTGTATCAGTAATGTCTGTCAAAATGCTGAAAATAAAAATTCCCCGGTGGCAAGTGCTTTGAACGGAATTGTTGATGCCTCTAATAACTCGTTAGATGGTAACCGTAATGATAATCCTCAAGGTAAAGCCAGTACTTGGAATGAAAATCTCTCTATTGAAGATAATGATAACCGAGGTGATAATTATGAATGGTCATTTTGGATCAGCGAACGTCTTGACTTAACTACCCCAGAAATTATACCGGTTGACGGGCTTGATGTTGTCAATAATCAGAGAGGGGTTGGAGTTTCTACAGCTATTAGTATTATATTTTCAAAATTAATGCTTTCTTCTAGTTTGTCAACGGGTAGTGTGAACATAAATAATGGCATAGAAACAATTAATCATCATTTAATTAATCTATGGAGTATGGCCAGCGATCCGATTGGTTACTGGATTCAGAAAGAGAATAGAGATATTGATCCTCTGGATGGTGTGCCAGACCAAACAAAGGCAATCTTGTATCATGGAACATTTAATGATTCAACTCTTTACCGAGCCCAGGTTGGCTCTGGTGTAAAAGATATTTACCAAAATTGTTATAAGCCTTCAGCTGGACCAACCTGCACTCCAAATTCTTCAAATCCTTCTTGTTGCCGAAATAGTGGAGGAGTCTTGTATCCAACTTCTACCTTAAACCCTCGGGGAAATTGTTATGATCTTGAATAA
- a CDS encoding bifunctional (p)ppGpp synthetase/guanosine-3',5'-bis(diphosphate) 3'-pyrophosphohydrolase — protein sequence MTIEQIISQVENTHPKADLELVRRAYDFACQAHGDQMRKTGEPYIQHPLHTAFILAQIRSDIPTIIAGLLHDVPEDTSTTLQDIQKEFGEEVAHLVEGITKLSKIKYRGIARYRESLRKMFLAMAEDLRVILIKFADRLHNLRTLDALPPEKQKRITQETLEIYAPIAGLLGIWSMKWQMEDICFKYLYPEEYKQLEYRYEIEKKTELNQYIEKVKKIVTEKLNKEKIPHEISGRFKHLYSIWQKMQAKDRAFNEIYDVFALRIIVPTVADCYKALGIVHATWRPSYNRFKDYIAVPKPNGYRSIHTTVFGPDSQPTEFQIRTAEMQEESVYGISAHWYYKQLRGDEKEKMPKWVQEILEIQRKATSSRAFINEVKLHIFQDRIFVFTPRGDVHDLPSGATPVDFAYAVHSDIGNKCVSARINHSMGALDQKLKNGDMVEIITDQNRAGPNYDWLGFVKTRRAQEKIKQYSKQSRLGSLKRFFPGFNKK from the coding sequence ATGACGATTGAACAAATCATCTCTCAAGTTGAAAATACACATCCAAAGGCTGATCTTGAATTAGTACGCCGAGCGTATGATTTTGCGTGCCAAGCTCATGGCGATCAAATGAGAAAAACCGGAGAGCCGTATATTCAACACCCACTTCATACAGCCTTTATTCTTGCCCAAATACGTTCTGATATTCCAACAATAATTGCCGGGTTGCTTCATGATGTTCCCGAAGATACAAGCACAACTCTTCAAGATATACAAAAAGAATTTGGTGAGGAAGTTGCCCATCTTGTTGAGGGCATTACTAAGTTAAGTAAAATAAAATATCGTGGGATTGCTCGCTACCGAGAAAGTCTACGTAAAATGTTCTTAGCAATGGCCGAAGATTTACGAGTCATATTAATAAAATTTGCCGATAGATTACATAACCTCAGAACCCTTGATGCCTTACCTCCAGAAAAACAAAAACGTATTACTCAAGAAACCCTAGAAATCTACGCACCAATTGCCGGGCTCCTTGGTATCTGGAGTATGAAATGGCAGATGGAAGATATTTGTTTTAAGTATTTATATCCCGAAGAGTATAAACAGCTTGAATATAGGTATGAAATAGAAAAGAAAACTGAATTAAATCAATATATTGAAAAGGTAAAAAAAATAGTTACAGAAAAACTCAATAAAGAAAAAATTCCGCATGAAATAAGTGGACGTTTTAAACACCTCTATAGTATTTGGCAAAAAATGCAGGCTAAAGACCGGGCTTTTAATGAAATTTATGATGTATTTGCCCTTCGTATTATTGTGCCAACCGTAGCGGATTGTTATAAAGCCTTGGGTATTGTCCATGCAACCTGGCGACCAAGTTATAATCGTTTTAAAGATTATATTGCCGTGCCAAAACCAAATGGCTACCGGAGTATTCATACCACTGTTTTTGGACCTGATAGCCAACCAACGGAGTTTCAAATTCGGACCGCTGAAATGCAAGAAGAGTCGGTCTATGGAATCTCTGCCCACTGGTATTACAAACAATTACGCGGTGATGAAAAAGAGAAAATGCCAAAATGGGTTCAAGAAATTTTAGAAATTCAACGAAAAGCTACCTCCAGTCGTGCCTTTATCAATGAAGTAAAATTACATATTTTCCAAGATAGAATTTTTGTCTTTACGCCAAGGGGTGATGTTCATGATCTACCGTCCGGGGCTACACCCGTAGATTTTGCCTATGCGGTTCATAGTGATATTGGTAATAAATGCGTTTCGGCTCGAATCAATCATTCAATGGGGGCATTAGATCAAAAATTAAAGAATGGTGATATGGTAGAAATTATTACTGATCAGAATCGAGCTGGACCAAATTATGATTGGCTCGGCTTTGTAAAAACTCGTCGTGCTCAAGAAAAAATTAAACAGTATTCTAAGCAATCACGACTCGGATCTCTCAAGAGATTTTTTCCTGGATTTAATAAGAAGTAA
- the hisS gene encoding histidine--tRNA ligase, with the protein MMRPLPKKSVVPIPRVIKKTDPPPRLKSMKDVLPDEWRFWRLVIDKALQLSRVYDFDRIETPILEAVGLYEKTHGKTGEIPTKELYSFVDKGGERVALRPQMKTSLVRAVIEHSLIDETKLLLKTCQLGPVFRFGKLQSNYYRQHTQWNLDVIGETGPIADVQLIQIGGNFFKELQLETQVQINSIGDADCQSQYNAKLTEYYRDRTKKLKLPVELKKQMAKNPISVLLSDDERLTEINEEAPQIIDYLSEEAKNDFFSVIEYLDALGINYNLNPRLFGNFDFYNRTVFEFVMPEEDGRKELTLATGGRYSELFERLYGKVLPAVGLSVGLDRTVNRIRALNLPLEDGSGADIYLAQLGDIARQKAMNLFEELRKSGFKIAQGFLHNGLKRQLEEAQKLNVRFTLVIGQKELMDGTIIIRDMESGAQEVVDSKKIIHELEKRLK; encoded by the coding sequence ATGATGAGACCACTTCCAAAAAAATCAGTTGTTCCTATTCCACGAGTGATAAAAAAGACTGATCCACCACCTCGTTTGAAAAGTATGAAAGATGTATTGCCAGATGAATGGCGATTTTGGCGTTTAGTTATTGATAAAGCCCTACAGCTTTCTCGTGTCTATGATTTTGATAGAATAGAGACTCCTATATTAGAAGCAGTGGGATTATATGAGAAAACACATGGTAAAACTGGTGAAATACCTACTAAAGAGTTGTATAGTTTTGTTGATAAAGGAGGTGAACGAGTTGCATTGCGACCACAGATGAAAACTTCTTTGGTTAGAGCGGTTATAGAGCATAGCTTAATTGATGAAACAAAATTATTGTTAAAAACTTGCCAGCTTGGTCCGGTTTTTAGATTTGGAAAATTGCAATCAAACTACTATCGTCAGCATACCCAATGGAACTTGGATGTTATTGGCGAAACTGGTCCAATTGCCGATGTTCAACTTATCCAAATTGGTGGGAATTTTTTTAAAGAGCTTCAATTGGAAACTCAAGTTCAAATTAATAGTATTGGTGATGCTGATTGCCAATCACAATATAATGCTAAATTAACAGAATACTATCGTGATCGAACCAAGAAATTAAAATTGCCTGTTGAGTTGAAAAAGCAGATGGCAAAAAATCCAATTAGTGTTTTATTATCCGATGATGAACGATTAACTGAGATTAATGAAGAGGCTCCTCAGATTATTGATTACTTATCTGAAGAGGCAAAAAATGATTTCTTCTCGGTGATTGAATATCTTGATGCTTTAGGAATAAACTATAATTTAAATCCACGTTTATTTGGTAATTTTGATTTTTATAACCGGACAGTTTTTGAATTTGTGATGCCAGAAGAAGATGGCAGAAAAGAATTAACTTTGGCGACTGGTGGTCGTTACTCGGAGTTATTTGAAAGATTATATGGTAAAGTATTACCAGCTGTTGGTTTATCTGTTGGTTTAGATCGAACTGTTAATAGAATTCGGGCTTTAAATTTACCATTAGAAGATGGTTCTGGGGCAGATATTTATTTGGCTCAATTAGGCGATATTGCTCGTCAGAAAGCCATGAATTTGTTTGAAGAACTCCGTAAGTCAGGTTTTAAAATTGCTCAGGGTTTCTTGCATAATGGTTTAAAGCGACAGCTTGAAGAGGCTCAGAAATTAAATGTTCGTTTTACGCTTGTGATAGGACAAAAAGAATTAATGGATGGAACAATTATTATTCGAGATATGGAGTCAGGCGCTCAGGAAGTTGTTGATAGTAAAAAGATTATTCATGAGTTAGAAAAGAGGTTAAAGTAA
- the lepB gene encoding signal peptidase I translates to MRRFFESVWEIFKTILICLAIILPIRYFIAQPFYVKGASMEPNFHEHDYLLVDEISYRFNSPKRGDVVVFRYPKNPQEYFIKRVIGLPGETIEIKDGNVYIARAGEEAVELLESYIPPLTETVSQVSEKVTLKSDEYYVLGDNRNGSKDSRSFGPVNIDFIIGRSFFRGLPLSRVELVKNPSYNK, encoded by the coding sequence ATGAGGCGATTTTTTGAATCTGTTTGGGAAATATTTAAAACAATTTTAATTTGTTTGGCTATTATTTTGCCAATACGTTATTTTATAGCTCAGCCTTTTTATGTTAAAGGGGCCTCTATGGAGCCAAATTTTCATGAGCATGATTATTTATTGGTTGATGAAATTAGCTATAGATTTAATTCACCGAAACGAGGGGATGTAGTAGTTTTTCGTTATCCAAAAAACCCTCAAGAATATTTTATTAAACGAGTGATTGGTTTACCTGGCGAAACAATAGAAATTAAAGATGGAAATGTGTATATTGCTCGGGCTGGTGAAGAGGCAGTTGAATTATTAGAGTCATATATTCCTCCGCTAACTGAAACAGTTTCTCAGGTTAGTGAGAAGGTAACTTTAAAAAGTGATGAGTATTATGTTCTTGGAGATAACCGAAATGGATCAAAAGATTCCCGTAGTTTTGGCCCAGTTAATATAGATTTTATTATTGGTAGAAGCTTTTTCCGAGGTTTGCCTCTATCACGAGTTGAGTTAGTAAAAAACCCTTCATATAATAAATAA